The Deltaproteobacteria bacterium genome contains a region encoding:
- a CDS encoding sulfite exporter TauE/SafE family protein, translating to MGRIVLPLGLFLAGGSILGAYLIPVLTAGKIKLSAYIGYFGLCVFAIAGVLFYETTARGQEKRKAARAAARAFEAAHMKKGPSTAETEQKAAVPQLAGVRVHHWGLTKIAFTFYGVEFSFNPIWPLIGGFAIAAIASFLGVGGGFLYVPFLTSVAGLPMYIVAGTSAVAVLVGMVVSIFSYMVIKGVPVDFVLVGVEMVGIACGSFLGPHTSKYIPEVWLKRLFVLLAIYVGLRYTSKGFLGFSVVPPF from the coding sequence ATGGGGAGGATCGTCTTGCCGCTGGGACTTTTTCTGGCCGGCGGCAGCATCCTCGGAGCGTATCTGATTCCAGTGTTAACTGCCGGAAAAATCAAGTTGAGCGCCTATATCGGATACTTCGGACTGTGTGTGTTTGCCATCGCTGGGGTGCTTTTTTATGAAACTACGGCTAGGGGCCAGGAAAAGCGGAAGGCGGCCAGAGCCGCGGCCCGGGCTTTTGAAGCGGCCCATATGAAAAAGGGGCCTAGCACTGCCGAAACTGAACAAAAAGCCGCCGTGCCGCAATTGGCCGGAGTCCGGGTCCACCATTGGGGCCTGACCAAGATTGCCTTTACCTTTTACGGCGTTGAATTTTCTTTCAACCCGATCTGGCCGTTAATCGGCGGTTTTGCCATTGCCGCGATCGCCTCCTTTCTGGGCGTTGGCGGTGGTTTTCTGTATGTACCTTTCCTTACCTCGGTTGCCGGATTGCCGATGTACATTGTCGCCGGTACCTCGGCGGTAGCGGTCCTGGTGGGGATGGTGGTTTCCATTTTCAGTTACATGGTCATCAAGGGCGTGCCCGTAGACTTTGTTTTGGTAGGCGTCGAAATGGTGGGCATTGCGTGCGGTTCCTTCCTCGGGCCCCACACCTCCAAGTATATCCCCGAAGTCTGGCTCAAACGCCTGTTCGTGCTGTTGGCGATTTATGTCGGACTGCGTTACACCTCCAAGGGATTCCTGGGATTCTCGGTGGTGCCTCCATTTTAA